gacagcaggagcaaggggggagggacaaagagagagagactctcaagcaggttctgcactgtcagcacggagcccaacgcagagcttggtctcaccaaccatgagatcatgacctgagccaaaatcaagagtcagacccttaaccaactgagccacctaggcacccccatattatttcttataactgcatATGAATCCACAGagatctcaataaaaatttcagttaaagATGACTTGGGTTATGTGGTATTTCCTGTGTTCCCTCATCAATGAGGATCTTGATTCATGGACAGATACATGTAGTGGAGAGCATATTCTCATAAGACAGACCCGGGACATTGGAATGGCAAAGATTACGTGACAACTTGAAAATGTTGCACACAACCAGGAACAGAAGCCAGGGCTCTGGACACCCATTccctcattccacaaatattttttttatatgagtaACTAGATACCTCAGAAACTGTTTTAGCATCTAGGCCCTGAGGTTATGGCCATGAACAGTACTCAGACCAGTCCTCTCACAGGAAAGATCACACAGCTCAAGTGGGTAAAAGTGGTCCCTCACTGTCAGTGAAAGAAACTCCAGGGTCACTGGTTGCGGGTCTGAGGccaggagggagacacaggaggaTAATGAGGCCAAATCACTTTTGTCCGGTTCCTGGGCCTGGCAAAGACACCAAAGCTCCTAATGTTCTTCCTAAAAGGAAGGAGTAATGTTTCGCTTTGGCTAAGAGACCAGGATTAAAACTAACAGGATAGGGAAGACTGGGTAGCtcgggtcatgctctcacggGTGTCgagggttccagccccgtgtcaggctctgtgctgacagctcagagcctggagcctgctttggattctgtgtctccctctctctctgtccctccctgcttgtgctctgtctctctctttcaaaaataaataaacattaaaaacatatatatatacatatatatgtgtatctatacatatatatgtatatatgtgtatctatgtgtatatacgtatatatacgtatatatgtatagatacacatatatagatatatatagatatagatataactAACAGGTTATGCGTGGTGGTCTGGGAGCGGAGAGTGGCTCGCAGCAAATGTGTGGTTGAGGATTCAGAGGGCCGGTGCCGTCCAAGCCTAAAGCCTGCAGAAAACTACAACTTCCAGCGTCTCCCGCGGCCCGCCTGAGCCCTGGCTGTCATGTGACCTCGGCTCACGTGTCTCTGCAGCCGGCTCGGGTGGGAAGTACCTTAGGTAGGTGGTAGGAGGTGGAGGCGGTGGAGGGTGGAAGTGTTAAGTCTCGGACCCCAGCTGTCTAGAGCCCTGCCCACTCCGTGCGGGGCTCCGAAGCCCGGAGTCGTCGGTCCCCCGCCAGCCCTCAAGAGGACCGGCTTTGCCGCGGCGCCGTAGTTCGGGCTGTTTCCACCTAGTGCTAGGCCTGAAGCGCCTTCCTAGCTTACCTCACAGCAGCCCACTCGCCTCGCTTGGGGCCTGGGGATCTTCCCCTCCGCGCCGGGCGCTCCCTAACCCACCTCCCAGTGCAGCCCTCCCTGCTTATTTCTGGGATCCAGCCCCAGACTGGACTGGGAACCCGCTTTGGTTGGGATCGGAGAGGGCCTGTTGCAATGGTTACAGCTCTGGCCTTGAGCCTGTGGACATCATTCTTCTGGTTCTGCCGACTATCTGCTGTGACATTAGTCtagcctctttccttccctgggcCTGTTCCTCTAACTGATCTGGTGCTCCATTATTGAGTTAGCGTCAGAGCTGCTGACGCTCTGCTGACCAGCGCAGAAACAGCTCACACTCttctctccactgacagcagatTTTAGATAAAGTCTTGAAGAAGAAATTGGGGCCAGAGAGGGAAGTGAGGAAAATCAGATCCTAGATCTTCAAGAAGGAGCTGTAAGGACAACACACCCTCCACCATAGCCCATCAGGCAGAAGGAGAAGGTAAGGTGGGGACAATGGAACCGGGGACTTCGCATGGAAGGACAGCCGAGAGATCTTGGACCAGTGCAGAGACCTCTGTGTCTGAGATGTgagcagggtggaggagggggtctCACAGCTCTGGGAGCGCTGACTTTACAGGGCTCTTTCTTGAGCTATGCTGGAAACCTGGGAGCCCAGAGCTCTCTGCCTCCACTACTCAcagctttgatttcttttttttttttttttttttttctgtgttactGGTTGAGTAACAGGTTGCATAAGAGGAAGCCTGTGGCATCTGATCTTTCTGGACTTGGAGCCAGCAGTAGAGATATTTCCTCTGGAGCTGTGTCCCTTGGTTGCATGCTTGGTGAGAGCACCCAAACTCTCTGTTTTCCCTCTCATGAGCGTATGGTTCCCATCTTTGTTCATCCATCACCAGGAGAAGCAATGAGAAGCATCCGACGACCTGGGGGTGGGCGGTGGCCTCATTAGCCATTCTAAACCCCTCAGTGTGCTGAGAGCATCAGAGAGACGCCTCTCTGATAGGCAATGGTTAGGTCAGTCACAAGGGAGAAGAGTGAGAGTTAGCCTTGAATTTTCAAGGGCTTTGAAAGCTACACAGAATTTAGACTCTGGGCTAGAGAGCAGTATGTTGGATTGTAATATATTGAAATACCCACACTTCTAGGTGAGGGCTGCGATTGCAAACCCTGTGGTGTGGAAACAGGCTGGGAGGCCAGATAGATTTAGACCCAAATCCTGCTCTGCCTTTTGCTAGCATGTGACCCTGGGTCAACGATATGATCTCTCTGAACCTTATGACCACTGTGATAAGGACTGAATGAGATAAGATATGTCCAAGATACTTCTGCCCAACAGGAGTGTAGCCTCTCCGTAGTGCTGATGTGTTAGTATTCCGCTCTCTTAGGTTTAGGACTTATTTACCTATGGGTCTCTAAGCCTGAAGCAAGCAGGCTTTACATCAGATATATTTCTGCCTCTGCCACCATACACTGTGACACCCAAATGCAGTGTTCTGCAGAGGCACACCTGGGTTTGAATGTCAGCCATATGACCTTGGGAATGTTGTTTCAGCATTCTGTGCCCATCTCAGGATAACAGTAGTACCTGTGTTTCCCATCTAGGTTGAGAAGAGCCAGAGCTCACAGGCCTCCTAGAATAACAGCCCCAAACAGGCTAGTGCCGCCCTCCAGCTGCCCAGGGGATGTGGTTGTGAGGCAGAATCCACAGACCCCGTGGGAAGAGGGCTCTGAGTGCCATGGCCCAGGTCAGCATCAACAATGACCTTGGCGAGTGGGGTCTGAGCACAGACTCTGGGGAGCGGGCCCGTCTGCTGCAGAGTCCCTGTGTGGACACAGCCCCCAAGAGTGAAGGGGAGGCGTCTCTTGAGAGTCTGGGCAGAGGCACCACTTCCACAATTGGGGCCATCTTCATCGTCGTCAATGCCTGCCTGGGTGCAGGGCTGCTCAACTTCCCGGCGGCCTTCAGCACTGCAGGGGGCGTGGCAGCCGGCATCACACTGCAGATGGTGAGTGTGCTGGCCGTAAGGGCAGAAATGCAGTTCAGGTGTTGGGTCTGAGCTCTTTACCTTGGAAGGGAGGCTTTGCCTCAAGGATAGTCAGTCAATGACACAGGCTACCACTGCTCCCACCCTCACCCTTGGCAGACATTACTAACCTATCCCAGCACTCTTTCATCTGAGCCCAGGTGAGGCTGCAGAAGGCTTCCCAGCAGTTTGGACATCGACtgcatatttaataattttgtagTTTATGTTTAAAAAGTGGGCTCTTACCTTTTAGAACTACATGCTGGAATATTTACTGGTGAAATGATTTGATAGCTGGTATTTCCTTCAACATAATCCAGAGTGGCAGAGGGAAACAAGATGAGCCATGAGCTGATTATTTTTGAAGCTGAGTGATGGGTGCATGGCGGTTCATGATACCATTTTGTCCCTCTtgtgtgtatttgaaattttccacaaaACTTCTtcgtttttaaagaaaatctcaacTCGGCAGCCTCCAGCCATGTGGTAAAGTTGCCTACAAGATGAGGCTTATTTACCAAACTGGCGGTAGGCATTGGCCTAGTAAATGCTGAGCAAGATCAGGCTGCCCTTTGTTGCCAGGCCTGTCCCACACCCTGTGGCTCTGTCCTGCTTGCAGGGCATGCTGGTCTTCATCATCAGCGGCCTCGTCATCCTGGCCTACTGCTCCCAGGCCAGCAATGAGAGGACCTACCAGGAGGTGGTGTGGGCTGTGTGTGGCAAACTGACAGGCGTGCTGTGTGAGGTGACCATTGCCATTTACACTTTCGGCACCTGCATCGCCTTCCTCATCATCATCGGGGACCAACAAGACAAGAGTGAGGTTCCCCCTCAGTACCTACTTCATCCCTCCCGCTCGGCCCTCGGGATCCTGGGTGGAGGAATGGGCACCAACACCTGCCCAAGGCCTAGCCTGGGTCCAGCCTTCTTCTGTGAATCCTCCCTCCTGGCTGCTGAGCCCATTAGACAGATGGAAGCCCTGAGGCTCAGCAGAGCAGGAGGGCCACAGCCTGCAGGAGCCTGGCATgacattctctccttcctccctgtgcAGTTATAGCTGTGATGGCAAAGGAGCCTGAGGGGGCCGGCAGCAGCTCCTGGTACACAGACCGAAAGTTCACTATCAGCCTCACTGCCTTCCTCTTCATCCTGCCCCTTTCCATCCCCAGAGAGATCGGCTTCCAGAAGTATGCCAGGTTCGGAGGCCCCACCCCAACCCAGGCCAGACAGAAGCTCTAATCACACACAGCTAAAGGCCCAGGCACTGCTGGAGAACCCCTCTCCTTCTGGGGCAGCCAAAGTGGGCAAGGCAGCGTGGACCACGGCTCGCAAGGCCACCAGCATAAGATTTCCTTTTGTGTCTGCATCAAGGGAGACAGTGGCCCTTTGCATAGTGAGAGATCCTGTTCCAAATGTCCTTGTCACAGAAGAGACAGGTGGTTATCAGGAGTGTGAAGGGAGCTTCCAGGCCAGGACCTTGGTTTTCCCAGGGAGGAGGGGATTTTTTATCATTTGGAATTGTCAAGCCTGGCCCCATCTTCCATGCAGCTTAGTATGAAGGGACAGGACTGGCTTCCTGTCTCAGGGTCTGAAAAGCTGTGTAATTCTGAGCCATTTCCTGTGATCCACAATTGGTAGGGTCACACTTGGCTGTCTCCAAGGTCCCCTTTAATGTTGACATCCCCGTATTTGAATCTTCAGCCCTTTTACCTCCAGCGGCTCCTACTTCTCAAAGGCCCTTGTAGCAGTCACCAAGTGAGGGTTGCACTGATGGAAGAAACACATATGCTTTGAAGCCCAGACCTCTAAGCCGAACCAGTGCATTTCCTAATGGTCAGAAATGTTAGTCTGGTCCCCTCTTGCGGTCCAGCTGCCTCCAAGCTGTGACTGGTTTCTCtaaaacctgtttcttttttttttttttaaagtttatttatctataataaataatctatacacccaacgtggggctcaaactcatgaccccaagatcaggagtcacatgcttttctgactgagccagccaggcacccctctaaagcTTATTTCTCATGCATTTTTTGAATCTTTGTTTGGAATAATCTCCCAATTTATTCAGTAGACACTGTGGTCACTAGAGCTGAGGGTAGATACCCCTGGGGTGGAATCAGAGAGAGGGCAGCTGGGGCTAGGGAAGAGGAAACTCAAACCATTCTTTCTGGCAGCTTCTTGAGCGTCGTGGGCACCTGGTACGTCACTGCCATCATTATCATCAAATATATCTGGCCAGATAAAGAGATGACCCCAGGGGACATCCTGACTAGGTGGGTAAGAACCCCAAGGAAGCCGCTACTTGGGCTCCAGGAAGTACTGGGTCAGACATCAAAAGGCCATACAGGTGCTCTTTTTAAAGCTCATTAGGTCACCAGAGCTTGACTTGTTGGTCATTggagaaaggaggcaagagtGAGAACCAACATCCAATATCCAATATCCAACAGATAAGCCATTGTAAGACTTGGCCTCCAGTTATGGAGACTACCAGGGTGGAATTGCACATTTTTGCAACTTGTCCTTATCTGTAATTTCTGTATGAGGAtgaatctgttttctcatttaaaaaaaaaaaaaagtttcttgtttttgaaagaaaaaggaaagcaactcCAGTGCAGCAACCAGAAATTCTGGATTTTGGTCCCAGGAGGGTCTTCCAGAGTCTCAGTGTACTGacctgtgaaatggagatgtGCCCTCTCCCTGTTTCCAGACTTAAGGGGGTTGAATGTGTAGAATAGTGGTTGGTGGAGGCCATGGTGGGATGAGTGAAGAGTAAGGACATGGGGCGGTTGGTGGCTCTGTGGGATTCACAAGCAGCAGACTCTTGTGTGTTTGTCCACAGGCCAGCTTCCTGGGTCGCCGTGTTCAATGCTATGCCCACCATCTGCTTTGGATTTCAGGTGCCGGTTGCAAGGTTCCTGTTGTCCTCTTAGCTCACTCCCCACCCTGAGCAGGAACCCACATTATAGGGAGGATGGGGACATCCTGGGAggaaagacagagtcagagcacTGGGACTTGTCCCTTGTCCCTGGTGCCTTTGTCCCCAAACTGCCTCCCTCTGGAAACTGGGAAGGGGTCACTTCCCCACCATAACTGTGACCTTCACCCTAACAGTGCCACGTGAGCAGTGTGCCGGTCTTCAATAGCATGCGGCAGCCCAAGGTGAAgacctggggtggggtggtgacAGCTGCCATGGTCATAGCCCTCGCTGTCTACATGGGCACAGGTGAGTGCTCCCCTCTGATGACTGGGCTTAGAGTGCTCCCACTTTTCCTCTTTGTCTCCAAGTCCTCTGGCCAAGCTTTCTTGGGGACAGCCCAGCATTCCCAGCATATCAAACACTTCTGTAGGCATTGGCTTGAACCTGGGCTGCCTTGGGCCTCCTCCCCCCCA
The Lynx canadensis isolate LIC74 chromosome E2, mLynCan4.pri.v2, whole genome shotgun sequence genome window above contains:
- the SLC38A7 gene encoding putative sodium-coupled neutral amino acid transporter 7 isoform X2 encodes the protein MAQVSINNDLGEWGLSTDSGERARLLQSPCVDTAPKSEGEASLESLGRGTTSTIGAIFIVVNACLGAGLLNFPAAFSTAGGVAAGITLQMGMLVFIISGLVILAYCSQASNERTYQEVVWAVCGKLTGVLCEVTIAIYTFGTCIAFLIIIGDQQDKIIAVMAKEPEGAGSSSWYTDRKFTISLTAFLFILPLSIPREIGFQKYASFLSVVGTWYVTAIIIIKYIWPDKEMTPGDILTRPASWVAVFNAMPTICFGFQCHVSSVPVFNSMRQPKVKTWGGVVTAAMVIALAVYMGTGICGFLTFGAAVDPDVLLSYPSEDMAVAVARAFIILSVLTSYPILHFCGRAVIEGLWLRYQGMPVEEDVGRERRRRVLQTLVWFLLTLLLALFIPDIGKVISVIGGLAACFIFVFPGLCLIQAKLSEMEEVKPASWWALVSYGVLLVTLGAFIFGQTTANAIFVDLLA
- the SLC38A7 gene encoding putative sodium-coupled neutral amino acid transporter 7 isoform X1; its protein translation is MAQVSINNDLGEWGLSTDSGERARLLQSPCVDTAPKSEGEASLESLGRGTTSTIGAIFIVVNACLGAGLLNFPAAFSTAGGVAAGITLQMGMLVFIISGLVILAYCSQASNERTYQEVVWAVCGKLTGVLCEVTIAIYTFGTCIAFLIIIGDQQDKIIAVMAKEPEGAGSSSWYTDRKFTISLTAFLFILPLSIPREIGFQKYASFLSVVGTWYVTAIIIIKYIWPDKEMTPGDILTRPASWVAVFNAMPTICFGFQCHVSSVPVFNSMRQPKVKTWGGVVTAAMVIALAVYMGTGICGFLTFGAAVDPDVLLSYPSEDMAVAVARAFIILSVLTSYPILHFCGRAVIEGLWLRYQGMPVEEDVGRERRRRVLQTLVWFLLTLLLALFIPDIGKVISVIGGLAACFIFVFPGIRLVQPITAQRVPGSGGSTRIQKSGDPSFRHKSATGSPRSAPTCPAMSSAWLCLIQAKLSEMEEVKPASWWALVSYGVLLVTLGAFIFGQTTANAIFVDLLA